In Micromonospora purpureochromogenes, a single window of DNA contains:
- a CDS encoding glycine cleavage system protein R has translation MNELAITVIGRDRPGIVADVAEVLARLGANLTDSTMTRLRGHFAMTLICVGPAAAEVEAALAPLAADGQLLATVRAVTPDGVAARAGEPYVMAVHGADRMGIVAAMTRVLADAGGNVTDLSTRLAGSLYVVVAEVDLPPGSADELAGRLAATAAELGVEVSLRPADPDLL, from the coding sequence ATGAACGAGCTCGCGATCACCGTCATCGGCCGGGACCGGCCCGGCATCGTGGCCGACGTCGCCGAGGTGCTCGCCCGGCTCGGCGCGAACCTCACCGACTCCACCATGACCCGGCTGCGCGGTCACTTCGCGATGACCCTGATCTGCGTCGGCCCGGCCGCCGCCGAGGTGGAGGCCGCCCTGGCCCCGCTCGCCGCCGACGGCCAGCTGCTGGCCACGGTACGCGCGGTCACGCCCGACGGGGTGGCGGCGCGGGCCGGGGAGCCGTACGTGATGGCGGTGCACGGCGCGGACCGGATGGGCATCGTGGCGGCGATGACCCGGGTGCTCGCCGACGCCGGCGGCAACGTGACCGACCTGAGCACCCGGCTCGCCGGTTCGCTCTACGTGGTGGTGGCGGAGGTGGACCTGCCGCCGGGCAGCGCGGACGAGCTGGCTGGACGCCTTGCGGCCACCGCCGCCGAGCTGGGCGTCGAGGTGTCCCTGCGGCCGGCCGACCCGGATCTGCTGTGA
- a CDS encoding histone-like nucleoid-structuring protein Lsr2, with protein MAKQIIHKLVDDLDGGDADETVKFALDGVQYEIDLSNSNAEKLRDVFAPYVAAGTRVGRGGVVVGGRAARGRGGATADREQNKAIRAWAKKSGKEISDRGRIPQEIVDEYHSKAGH; from the coding sequence GTGGCCAAGCAGATCATTCACAAGCTGGTCGATGACCTGGACGGCGGGGACGCGGACGAGACCGTCAAGTTCGCCCTCGACGGCGTTCAGTACGAGATCGACCTGTCGAACTCCAACGCCGAGAAATTGCGCGACGTATTCGCGCCGTACGTGGCGGCGGGCACCCGGGTCGGTCGTGGCGGCGTGGTCGTGGGTGGCCGGGCGGCGCGGGGCCGGGGCGGCGCCACCGCCGACCGCGAGCAGAACAAGGCGATCCGGGCCTGGGCCAAGAAGTCCGGCAAGGAGATCTCCGACCGGGGCCGCATCCCGCAGGAGATCGTCGACGAGTACCACTCCAAGGCGGGTCACTGA
- a CDS encoding ATP-dependent Clp protease ATP-binding subunit — MFERFTDRARRVVVLAQEEARMLNHNYIGTEHILLGLIHEGEGVAAKALESLGISLEGVRQQVEEIIGQGQQAPSGHIPFTPRAKKVLELSLREALQLGHNYIGTEHILLGLIREGEGVAAQVLVKLGADLNRVRQQVIQLLSGYQGKEPAAAGAAPGEAAPSTSLVLDQFGRNLTQAAREGKLDPVIGREKEIERVMQVLSRRTKNNPVLIGEPGVGKTAVVEGLSQKIIKGEVPETLKDKQLYTLDLGALVAGSRYRGDFEERLKKVLKEIRTRGDIILFIDEIHTLVGAGAAEGAIDAASILKPMLARGELQTIGATTLDEYRKHLEKDAALERRFQPIQVGEPSLAHTIEILKGLRDRYEAHHRVSITDAALVAAATLADRYISDRFLPDKAIDLIDEAGARMRIRRMTAPPDLRDFDERIAQVRRDKESAIDAQDFERAAQLRDKEKQLLGQKAQREKEWKAGDLDVVSEVDDEQIAEVLGNWTGIPVYKLTEEETSRLLRMEDELHKRVIGQEDAVKAVSKAIRRTRAGLKDPKRPSGSFIFAGPSGVGKTELSKALAEFLFGSEDALIQLDMSEFHDRYTVSRLVGAPPGYVGYDEGGQLTEKVRRRPFSVVLFDEIEKAHPDVFNTLLQILEDGRLTDGQGRIVDFKNTVIILTTNLGTRDVAKAVSLGFQASEDSESNYDRMKQKVNDELKQHFRPEFLNRIDDTIVFHQLRESEILSIVDIMIQRIEGQLRNKDMGLELTDNAKKYLAKKGFDPVLGARPLRRTIQRDIEDNLSERILFNELTPGQIVVVDCEGDPENIDKSKLVFRGSDRPAEVPDAVPADLGGAATAGADE; from the coding sequence ATGTTCGAGCGGTTCACCGACCGAGCGCGACGGGTTGTCGTCCTGGCCCAAGAAGAGGCCCGGATGCTCAACCACAACTACATCGGTACGGAGCACATCCTGCTGGGCCTCATCCACGAGGGTGAAGGCGTCGCGGCAAAGGCCCTGGAGAGCCTCGGCATCTCCCTCGAGGGCGTCCGCCAGCAGGTCGAGGAGATCATCGGCCAGGGCCAGCAGGCGCCGAGCGGGCACATCCCGTTCACGCCGCGGGCCAAGAAGGTGCTGGAGCTGTCGCTGCGCGAGGCGCTGCAGCTCGGCCACAACTACATCGGCACGGAGCACATCCTGCTCGGTCTGATCCGCGAGGGTGAGGGCGTCGCCGCCCAGGTGCTGGTCAAGCTCGGCGCGGACCTCAACCGGGTCCGCCAGCAGGTGATCCAGCTGCTCTCCGGCTACCAGGGCAAGGAGCCGGCCGCGGCGGGCGCCGCGCCGGGTGAGGCCGCGCCGTCGACCAGCCTCGTGCTGGACCAGTTCGGCCGCAACCTGACCCAGGCCGCCCGCGAGGGCAAGCTCGACCCGGTGATCGGGCGCGAGAAGGAAATCGAGCGGGTCATGCAGGTGCTCTCCCGCCGTACCAAGAACAACCCGGTCCTGATCGGTGAGCCGGGCGTCGGCAAGACCGCCGTGGTGGAGGGGCTGTCCCAGAAGATCATCAAGGGCGAGGTGCCCGAGACGCTGAAGGACAAGCAGCTCTACACGCTGGACCTCGGCGCCCTGGTCGCCGGTTCCCGCTACCGCGGTGACTTCGAGGAGCGCCTGAAGAAGGTGCTCAAGGAGATCCGCACCCGCGGCGACATCATCCTGTTCATCGACGAGATCCACACCCTGGTGGGTGCGGGTGCCGCCGAGGGCGCGATCGACGCGGCGAGCATCCTCAAGCCGATGCTGGCCCGTGGCGAGCTGCAGACCATCGGCGCGACCACTCTCGACGAGTACCGCAAGCACCTGGAGAAGGACGCCGCTCTCGAGCGCCGCTTCCAGCCGATCCAGGTGGGTGAGCCGTCGCTGGCCCACACCATCGAGATCCTCAAGGGTCTGCGCGACCGGTACGAGGCGCACCACCGGGTGAGCATCACCGACGCAGCCCTCGTGGCAGCCGCGACCCTGGCCGACCGGTACATCTCGGACCGCTTCCTGCCGGACAAGGCGATCGACCTGATCGACGAGGCCGGTGCCCGGATGCGGATCCGTCGGATGACCGCGCCGCCAGACCTGCGCGACTTCGACGAGCGCATCGCCCAGGTGCGCCGCGACAAGGAGTCCGCGATCGACGCGCAGGACTTCGAGCGCGCCGCCCAGCTGCGTGACAAGGAGAAGCAGCTCCTCGGTCAGAAGGCGCAGCGGGAGAAGGAGTGGAAGGCCGGTGACCTGGACGTCGTCAGCGAGGTCGACGACGAGCAGATCGCCGAGGTGCTCGGCAACTGGACCGGTATCCCGGTCTACAAGCTGACCGAGGAGGAGACCTCGCGCCTGCTGCGCATGGAGGACGAGCTGCACAAGCGCGTCATCGGCCAGGAGGACGCGGTCAAGGCGGTCTCGAAGGCGATCCGGCGTACCCGGGCCGGCCTGAAGGACCCGAAGCGTCCGTCCGGCTCGTTCATCTTCGCCGGCCCGTCCGGCGTGGGTAAGACCGAGCTCTCCAAGGCGCTGGCCGAGTTCCTGTTCGGCAGCGAGGACGCCCTCATCCAGCTGGACATGTCCGAGTTCCACGACCGCTACACGGTCTCCCGGCTGGTGGGTGCCCCTCCCGGCTACGTCGGGTACGACGAGGGTGGTCAGCTGACCGAGAAGGTGCGGCGTCGGCCGTTCTCGGTGGTCCTCTTCGACGAGATCGAGAAGGCCCACCCGGACGTGTTCAACACGCTGCTCCAGATCCTGGAGGACGGTCGGCTCACCGACGGTCAGGGTCGGATCGTGGACTTCAAGAACACGGTCATCATCCTGACCACCAACCTCGGTACCCGTGACGTCGCCAAGGCGGTGTCGCTGGGCTTCCAGGCCTCTGAGGACTCCGAGTCGAACTACGACCGGATGAAGCAGAAGGTCAACGATGAGCTCAAGCAGCACTTCCGGCCTGAGTTCCTGAACCGGATCGACGACACCATCGTCTTCCACCAGCTGCGTGAGTCGGAGATCCTCTCGATCGTGGACATCATGATCCAGCGGATCGAGGGCCAGCTGCGCAACAAGGACATGGGCCTGGAGCTGACCGACAACGCCAAGAAGTACCTGGCGAAGAAGGGCTTCGACCCGGTGCTGGGCGCCCGTCCGCTGCGTCGCACGATCCAGCGCGACATCGAGGACAACCTCTCCGAGCGGATCCTCTTCAACGAGCTGACCCCGGGTCAGATCGTGGTGGTGGACTGCGAGGGCGACCCGGAGAACATCGACAAGTCCAAGCTGGTCTTCCGCGGCTCGGACCGGCCGGCCGAGGTGCCGGACGCCGTTCCGGCCGACCTCGGTGGCGCGGCCACCGCGGGGGCGGACGAGTAA
- a CDS encoding HhH-GPD family protein → MTEPTFATLVSRWYEENARDLPWREPGVGAWAILVSEVMLQQTPVVRVLPAWRAWLDRWPDPAALAADTPAEAIRMWGRLGYPRRAVRLRDCAVAIVERHGGEVPDKLDQLLALPGVGTYTARAVAAFAYGQRHPVVDTNVRRVVSRAVAGEPDAGPATRPADLVACEELLPLEPAAAALASAAFMELGAVVCTARSPRCPVCPVESVCAWRASGQEAPAGPTRRPQRYAGTDRQVRGLLLGVLREATGPVPHQRLDQVWTDDVQRARALAGLVTDGLVEPVGEAAFRLVGDGPAPLPLP, encoded by the coding sequence ATGACTGAACCGACTTTCGCCACCCTGGTCAGCCGGTGGTACGAGGAGAACGCCCGCGACCTGCCCTGGCGCGAACCCGGGGTCGGCGCCTGGGCGATCCTGGTCAGCGAGGTGATGCTCCAGCAGACCCCGGTGGTCCGGGTGCTGCCCGCCTGGCGGGCCTGGCTGGACCGCTGGCCCGATCCAGCCGCGCTGGCCGCCGACACGCCGGCCGAGGCGATCCGGATGTGGGGCCGGCTCGGCTACCCCCGTCGGGCGGTACGGCTGCGCGACTGCGCGGTGGCGATCGTGGAACGGCACGGCGGCGAGGTGCCCGACAAGCTGGACCAGCTGCTGGCGCTGCCCGGCGTCGGCACGTACACGGCGCGGGCGGTGGCGGCCTTCGCGTACGGGCAGCGGCACCCGGTGGTGGACACCAACGTCCGGCGGGTGGTGTCCCGGGCGGTGGCCGGCGAGCCGGACGCCGGACCGGCCACCCGACCGGCCGACCTGGTCGCCTGCGAGGAGCTGCTGCCGCTCGAACCGGCCGCCGCCGCGCTGGCCAGTGCGGCGTTCATGGAACTCGGCGCGGTGGTGTGCACGGCCCGCTCGCCGCGCTGCCCGGTCTGCCCGGTCGAGTCGGTCTGCGCGTGGCGGGCCTCCGGCCAGGAGGCGCCCGCCGGCCCGACCCGACGCCCCCAGCGGTACGCCGGCACCGACCGGCAGGTGCGCGGGCTGCTGCTCGGAGTGCTCCGGGAGGCCACCGGCCCGGTCCCGCACCAGCGTCTCGACCAGGTGTGGACCGACGACGTGCAGCGGGCGCGGGCGCTGGCCGGGCTGGTCACCGACGGGCTGGTGGAACCGGTCGGCGAGGCCGCCTTCCGCCTGGTCGGCGACGGCCCCGCTCCACTCCCCCTCCCCTGA
- a CDS encoding peptide deformylase, with amino-acid sequence MSEEDYAGLGDWTPETLAVPGEVRQVVAAPHPVLSRPGGAVDPTAVETVQLAADLIATMRVSPGCVGLAAPQVGVGAQVFAVDVTGHPKAVTVHGTFVLCNARVVEATRWKPGREGCMSVPDLTGDVKRASRLVVEGDLPGTGKPVRLVTDGFEARALQHEIDHCSGLLFLDRVAGAHAVYQRKVYL; translated from the coding sequence GTGAGCGAGGAGGACTACGCCGGCCTCGGCGACTGGACTCCGGAGACGCTGGCCGTGCCCGGCGAGGTACGTCAGGTGGTCGCCGCTCCGCACCCGGTGCTGAGCCGGCCCGGTGGCGCGGTCGACCCCACCGCGGTGGAGACCGTCCAGCTGGCCGCCGACCTGATCGCCACCATGCGCGTCTCGCCGGGCTGCGTGGGGCTGGCCGCCCCGCAGGTGGGCGTGGGCGCGCAGGTGTTCGCCGTGGACGTCACTGGTCACCCGAAGGCGGTCACCGTGCACGGCACCTTCGTGCTCTGCAACGCGCGGGTGGTCGAGGCGACCCGGTGGAAGCCGGGGCGGGAGGGCTGCATGTCGGTGCCGGACCTGACCGGGGACGTGAAGCGGGCCAGTCGGCTGGTGGTGGAGGGCGACCTGCCCGGCACCGGAAAGCCGGTGCGGCTGGTCACCGACGGCTTCGAGGCGCGCGCGCTGCAACACGAGATCGACCACTGCTCGGGGCTGCTCTTCCTCGATCGGGTCGCCGGCGCACACGCCGTCTACCAGCGCAAGGTCTACCTGTGA